GGGCTTTGCGCCCGTCCGGCGTCGCCATGGTCGCGGCGCCGAACGGCACGTTGGCGGAAATGGACGACGTCCCCGCGTAATAGTTGCCGCCGATCGGCCCGCGCCCGTAACGCGGGTTGTGGTAACGCTGAAGCTCGGTGATATAGGTCTGATAGGCGCGCACCAGCAGTTCATCGACGCTGTCGTCGTCATTGCCGTATTTCGGCGCCAGATTGATCAAACGCTGGCGCAATTGCTCATTCGCTGCGCCGGCAAAATCGCTCGCCAACGCCTGCGCCAGCTGTTGCTGACCGACCACCCCCTGTTCAAACACCAGTTTTTTCACCGCCGCCAGGCTGTTGCCCAGATTGGCGATGCCCACCTGCAGGCCGGAAACCCAATCATATTTCGCGCCGCCCTGCTTGATGCTTTTCGCCCGCTCGATACAGTCATCCACCAGCGCCGAACACAGAATATCGTGCGCATTCTCTTCAAGCACGGTGTCGACCACATACTCAATTTCAATCGATTTACGCGTGTAATAGCGAATTTGGTTGTCCCATGCCTGCATGACCCGATCAAAGTTCTCGAAGTTGCCCTGTGACAGACGCGATACCTGCGGCAGGAAAACGTTGCCGCTGGTGGCATCGCATCCCCCTTCAAGGGCGGCCAGCATCACGCGGGCAAAGTTGATGAAACTCATGCCGGTACAGCGGTATCCCCATTTTCCCCCCACCGCCGTTTCGATACAGCCAATCGCGGCGTATTGATAGGCATCTTCCGGTTCAACGCCCAGACGGATGAACTCGGGAATAACGATTTCATCGTTGTTGAAAGCCGGCATACCAAAACCACAGCGGATCACCTGTACGCAGGCATCGAGAAAATCGTCGCTGATGCCCGCATGATAACGCACGCTCAGGTTCGGCTGGGTTGAACGCAGGCGGCCGCATGACTCCAGAATGGCGTAAGAGAGCGGATTCACCGCGTCCATCGGCTCGCCGTCGATCAGATTCTGTCCGCCGATGGTGACATTCTGATAAAGCGGGCTGCCGGCGGAGGCTTTCGAGTGCGAACCCGAGCGGATCTTGTTGACCTCAAGCAGCTTAAGCCAGCAGCTCTGCAGCATCTCGATGGCGTTCTCCCGCGTCAGCGTCTGTTGCAGTTCCACATCACGGCGATAGTACGGATAGAGATATTGATCCATCCGCCCGAAAGAGACCGAGTGGCCATTGGATTCGATCTGCAACGCCAGTTGTATGAAGTAACACAGCTGTAACGCCTGATAGAAGGTTTGCGGCGGCCGATGCGCAATCAGATCGCAGTTTTCCGCAATCAGACGTAACTCCTGGCGGCGGGCATCGCGCGGCTCCGCCGCCGCCATATTTCTGGCCAATTCGGCGTAGCGCTTAATGTGCCGGCTCAGCGCGTCGAGCGTAATAGCAACGGCTTTCAGAAACTGTTCGCCGTGCAAATCGTCCAGCACCGTCAGGTCGATGCGCGAACGGCGTTCGGCCACTTTCTCACGTAATCCGTCCAGCCCTTTCTCCAGCAGCAGCGGAAAATTCACCGCCAGATGCGCATCGCCGGAGGTCATATTGCCTTCCGCTTTGATAATACCGCTCGCCAGCAGCGCTTTCTGCTCGTCGGTAAACATGCCGTAGCAGCGATCCTGTACGGTCTGCCCCCGCCACCACGGGCAGATCTGATGCAACACGCGTTTGTTCTCTTCGCTAACCGAGAAGCCGGCGCCGGGCCGATCGGCCAGATCGTCAATTTCCTTTTCAATCCAGCTGACGGTGTATTCCGGAAAAATGGGCGCGGCGCGCACTTCGCTGGCCTGATTGCCGATAATCAGCTCGTCATGTTTAATCCAGATAGTGCGATTAGCCAGATGCCAGGCCAGCGCCAACGCACGGCGCACCGGAATCGGCTTGTCCATATTTTCCTGATAGACGCGGGTATAGTGCTGAGCGCGCTCGGTGCATACCGGCGGCTTTACGATATGAACCAGCGCGTTTTTATGCGCTTTAATACGCTCGCTCAGCATAGTTAAATTCAGGGTGGTCATAGGTCTATCCTCTCAATGTGACTTTCAGCCCTTTTGCCTGTGCGTAATGCTCTGCAAAAGCCAGTAGTTCGGGATCGTTCAACGGCTTATCCGCGGCAAGATAAGCCTGGTTTAACAACGCATACTTATTCATGCCCAGCGTGTGATAAGGCAGAAAATGAATATCGGCGACGTTCAGCTCATCGGCGGCGAAGTCGGTTATCGCCCTGACCGCCGTTTCATTGGCATTGAAGTTCGGGATCAGCGGCACGCGAATGGTGAGCGCTTTCCCGGCGCGCACGACGTTGTGCAGATTTTTCATCACCCGCCGGGCGGAGCCGTCCGTCCACTCACGGAACACCTGCTCATCCACGTGTTTGAGATCGGCCAGAAAGAGATCGATATGGGGCAATGCGGGTTCAATATAGGACCAGGGCACATGCAGGCAGGTTTCCACCGCCGTGTGCATCCCCTCTTCATGGCAGCGTTGCAACAGCGCGCCGGCGGCATCAGGCTGCATAAAGGGTTCGCCGCCGGACAGCGTTACGCCGCCGCCGCTGCGCTGGTAAAACGGCATATCGCGCCGCACGATCGCCATGATGTTATCCAGGTCGAACGCCTCGCCGCAGACCGTCAGCGCCTGCGTCGGGCAGCAGGTTTGCAGGCGCGGGAAGTCGTTCTCTTTCAGCCGCTCGCGATAAATCACCACACCAGCCGGCGAGCGTTCAATAACATCCGGCGCCGCGCGCTGGCAGAGATCGCAATCGTCCAGACACAAACGGGCATCAAATAGCAGCTCTTTCTTTCTGGAACGACTTTCAGGATTCTGACACCAACGGCAGCCCAGCGAACAGCCTTTCAGAAATACCACGGTTCTGATACCTGGGCCGTCATGTGTGGAGTAGCGTTGTATATTGAAAATCATCACGTCGATCCGCTAATATTCTTCATACGAAGATTAAATTAGTTTCGAAAGAAAGTCATTTTGATTTATATCAACAGTAATCCCTCTTTATCATTTTATACTTGGCAAAATTAGTGATAACTCACACTTTCAGAGGATAAACCTATGGAATTCTACCTCGACACCGCCGACATCACCGCTGTAAAGCGTCTGGCGCGCATTTTCCCGCTGGCTGGCGTCACCACCAATCCGAGCATCATCGCCAGCGGCGGCATCCCCGTCGATCGGGTGCTGCCGGCGCTGCATGAAATATTGGGCGGCGAAGGCCGTCTGTTCGCCCAGGTCATGGCGCCGACGGCGAAAGGCATGGTGGAGGATGCGAAAAAACTGTCTGCCATCACCAGTAATGTGGTGGTGAAAGTACCGGTTACGGCGGAAGGGCTGGCGGCGATCAAAATACTGAAAACAGAAGGTATTCCGACCCTGGGCACGGCGGTGTACGGCGCGGGTCAGGGGTTGTTGTCCGCGCTGGCGGGGGCCGAGTACGTGGCGCCGTATGTTAACCGCATGGACGTCCAGGGCGGCGACGGTATTCAGACCGTGACCGATCTGCAAAAACTGCTGTCGCTGCACGCGCCGCAGGCGAAAGTGCTGGCCGCCAGTTTTAAGACCGCGCGCCAGGTGCTTAACTGTTTGCTGGCGGGTTGCGAAGCGGTGACGCTGCCGATCGACGTGGCGGAACAGTTTATCTCCGCGCCGGCGGTAAAAGCGGCGGTGGAAAAATTCGAGCACGACTGGAAACAGGCGTTCAACACGGCGACGTTATAGGACGTTATTTCTGGTTTCTACCCCACCCCAACCCTTCCCCCCCTTCGCAGGCTGTCTCTTAGTCACAAATGTAGGGGCTATGACGGGGTTTGCCGTTATCCGGCGTAAGAAATTATGCTGAGGAGATAGCAGGCTTAGGATGAGCCGCACGGACGCGGCGAAAGCTTGCGCCACGTCGGACAAAAACGCCGGGAGCGTTTTTGAACAGCGCTTGCGCTGGCCCGTTAGGGCGAGTCTCAGGGATGAGACGAGTATTCCGTGTCGCAAGCGGTCCGTTAAGCCTGATACCGACGAAGGCATCGCGCAGCGACATAATTTAGCCGCAAGCCGGGGTTCATAGGGGGCTGGCGTCTGAGCCCCCTATGTCGGGCGCGTGCTATGACATAGCATAGAAATAGCGGCATTGTGGCGCACGAAACTATCTCCAAGTCCGCATAAAAATGTGACCAAGCGACAACAAAAAAGGGGGGGGCCGGGCGGGGTCATCAACGACTGCATTTCGAACTTTATCGGCAAACGCGGTATAGTAGCTGTTATTTTCTTCATTCCTTTTCATTTGGTTACTATGAACGCACGGCAACAAAATATTATTCAGCTCGTCAATCAACGAAAAAGCGTCAGCGTCAGCGAGCTGGCGCAGCTATCCGGCGTGTCGGAAGTCACCATCCGTCAGGATCTCAATACGCTGGAGCACAACAGCTACCTGAAGCGGGTACACGGTTACGCGATTGCGATAGAAAGCGATGATGTCGATGCTCGCATGCAAACTAACTTTCAATTGAAAAAATCGCTGGCCGAATACGCGACGACCCTGATTGACGACGGCGACTGCGTGTTCATCGAAGGCGGCAGCACCAACGCCCTGCTGGCCCGCTACGCCGCCAATAACAAAAACGTCACCATTATCACCGTCAGCCACTATATTGCGCATCTGCTGAAAGATACCGACTGCGACGTTATCACGCTCGGCGGCCTGTATCAGAAAAACAGCCAGTCGGTGGTCGGCCCGCTCACCCGCAGCGGCATTCAGCAGGTGCATTTTCATAAGGCGTTTATCGGCATCGACGGCTACCATCATGATACCGGCTTTACCGGCCGCAATATGATGCGTTGCGACGTTATCGACGCCGTGCTGGCTAAAGGCGTCGAGACGATCGTGCTGACCGACTCCACTAAATTCGGGCTGATACAACCCTATTCGATCTCGACCGATCATCAGGTCAACCGGGTCATTACCGACACCCACTTGCCGCAGGAATATCGGGACAACATGGCGTCGCTGGGCATCAGGCTCGATCTGGTGGCGGAATAGGCGTCAGTCCGCAACGGCCTCAATACACAGAACGAGAGGCCGCGCAGTTTGTCTTCTTTCAAACGCAGGGACGTTGTCGACGGACCGGCAATCCCTGCCGGCCCGCGGTCGCGGTCAAAGTCCGAGCAGCTTGTCCACCATGACGTTCAACTGCAGCCAGAAGGTATAGCCGTTTTCTGGCTTGACGCCGGAATACGGATACTGCCAGTTGCTGTTATTCCAGGTACGGGCGCCGATCATCTGTAAGTTGACCTCCGGCGTCAGCATGATGGAGGCATCGATGCTCAGTTGATACTCGTTGTTCGGCACCTGCCAGCCGGTTCCGCCCGATACGTTATACATATCTTGCAGGTAGTTCTGCTCGCTGCTGGTCAGTTTGGCCCAGCGGAAAGTCAGGCCATAGCTGTCGTGAGGACGACTCTGCCACGGACCGGACCAGATCAGCCCGGTATCCGCCAGCGTGGCGATGCCCCGGTGAGCGTGCGACTGCAATGTCTGCGTTACGCTGCCATGCAGACTAATGGCGCTGGGCGCCGGATTCTGCGGATCGGCCCCGCCGTCGCGCCGCCACAGCGCCTTCTTGGCGGTGAGATAAACGCCGGAAACGCCGTCGTGAGTGCGCACCGCGGCGCTGCTGTCGTACACCTTGGACGTGCCATTCACCGTATAGTAGACGTCGTCGTACTCTTTGAAGTTATGGAACGCCATCACTTCCCAGTTAAAGGGATACGGCTCCTGCTGCCAGTTGACGCGCTTGGCTACGTTGGCGACCAGCAGGGTGTTGCCGCTGCCGAAGTCGTCGTCCCACCGCTCCCAGCCGTTGGTGAATGGAAACGCCTGATAGGTGCGCCAGGCGCCGATGCCGGACTCCAGCGCGGGGGTAAAGCGGTAGCCGATGCGCGCGCCCCAGCCGGCATATGGCGGCGGCGCAAATACCGCGGTTTCATTCAGCACGGTATTCACACAGGCCGACGGAATGTTGCAATTGGTGAAACCGAAGAACTGTCCGGGATTGCTCTTCCCGGCTTCAATCGACAATCGATCGTTGAACAGCTTCTGCTCATAGGTAAAACGCATCAGATGCGCCGTCTTGGGAATGTAAGGCGGCGGGTTACCGGCCAGGACGCCGCCCGACTGGTTGCCAAGATCCAGATTATGGCTAAACGGCACCCACAGTTGCATGAAGTGGATGCTTCCGCCGGGAATCAACCCCATACGGTCGAGATCGAAATCCGCGCCGGCCATCAGCATCGTCAGCGTTTCATGGTTGTCCGTATCAATCCCGGCGCTGGGATTGCCCAAATAAAGCTGGGAAGCGATCAGGTGCGGCGTAACGCCATGCTCCGCCAGCCATGATCCCGCTTCAGACAGCGGTCGACCCGACGGTTCCGCGTCATCGGCGGCCAGCGCCTCTCCCCCCGCCAGAAACATACCGGACGCTACAACGCCGGCGGACATCATTCTCGTCCACATATTACGGTGTGTTATTTTCATTGTCCTATCTCACAAAAAGCAATGAGACGGCAACAGGTCAGTCATTGAATGACAAAAAACGGCAGAGCGAATTATTCATCTCTACTCATGGCGGCTATTTATTTTCGCTTTGCGCGTCATGAAAGAAAATCATCCTAAGACCCACGGCTATTAATGGGTGCTGAATAAGTTTTATACCGGCCCCTACGGGGCGAGGAATAAAGCCCCCCACAGGTAACTTGAAATATACCGGGTAGATTCACGCTCTTTTCGGTCATGAATAAAGTTAATGACGGTACGATAATAATTATTCGCTGATTGTCAGAATTATTATTAGCGCGCTGTTTCCGCCTCTGGTTGTCATTAATGCGGCACATTCCGTGCCGCATGGTTTATACCCGTCATACTTCAAGTTGCATGTGCGTTGGCTTTCCTCGCTCACCCCAGTCACTTACTGGTGTAAGCTCCTGGGGATTCCCTGCTTCGCCGCGTGACTCAGCCTGCGGCTTCGCCCCTTCGGGGCCAGCGCAAGCGCTGTTCAAAACGCCATGCGTTTTGTCCTGCAACTCAAATTATTTAGGGTATATATCAATATTGATTTATTATTTTTTCACAATATGTTGCGCCGCATGTTCGCCGGCAATACGGCCGGAATTCAGCGCAAAGCCATTCGCCAATCCCTGATAAGGCGGATAGCCCGGTACGCTATAGAAACCGGCCGCGTTATTGCCGACCGCATACAGGCCTTCAATGGGTTTCAGATCCGCATTGGTGACCTGCAAATCGGAGTTGACCCGCACGCCGCCCAGGGAGCTCAGGCTAACCACTACCGCCTTAAACGCATAGAAAGGCCCTTTTTCAATACCGTACGCCAGATATTCAGGATTTTTACCGAAATCCTTATCCTGTTTGGCCTTCACATTGCCGTTATAGCGGTCGACGGTGGCTTTCAGGCTCTCCGGCGCGATCCCCATATGCGACGCCAGTTCGGCGATGTCCTTGCCTTTGAATATGGTATCGCTCTTACCGCCTTTGGTGCCCGCATCCGCCAGCGCGACAAAATCGCCAGGCTTGGGCGGGTTGGCCGGGCCGGCGCCCGACAGCGGGAACGGCATGGCGTTTTTGCTGAAGGATTGCAGCGTAGGCGTATCGACGACGATGTAATAATTGCCGCCGACCGAATAGGCGACGTTGGCCCAAAACGCGGTATCGTAGATATGTCCCTCGTTGGCAAAGCGCTCGCCGACCACATCCACCCACAGCAGCGGAGATTTCAGCAGCCAGATCAGCGGGCTGTCCAATGCCGCCGCGTCGCCGCCGCCGTGATGCGCCTCTTCCGACGGTTCAATGCCGACCAGTTGCGCGGCGTGAATCAATGCGGACTGCATATCCCATTTCGCGCCGCCGGCCGCCCAGGCCATTTGCAGCCCTTCCCCCATGTTGGGCCATGCCAGCGGGAAAATGTTCGACGTCAGCATCGCTTCATCCAGCATTTTCTTGTTCGCGCCGAAGCCGCCGCTTGCCAGAATGACGGCCTTGGCGTGAACGGTTAACTTACCGCCGTCCGCCTTTTCGGCGATCAACCCTGTCACTTTCCCTTTATCATCTTGAATCAGTGATTTACCAACCGTTTTGGTCATCACTTTACCGCCGAGTTTCTCGAAGTCGGCGTACAACTTCTGATAAGCGGCCTCGCCGCCGTTTTTGATGCGGTGATACACATCCGATTTAATCGGATCGTCAAGGTGCGCCTGCTGGACGGAACTCTGCTTGGCATCGCGCGTTGTCGACACGATTTCCAGTTCCACGCCATGGTTGATCATCCAATCGACCGTCGAAGCCGATTTATCGACGATCCTTTTGGTCAACGGCCCGTTGGACAGATATTGGTTATATTCCAGCAACCGCTGCGTCAGCTCGGCGGCGGTATATTTCATGCCTTTGGCTTTTTGCAGCGACGACTCCACGGCGGTAAAACCGCTGGCCATCCGACCGGCGCCGCCCAGCACCGGCATCTTCTCAATCACCAGCACGCTGGCGCCTTTTTCCGCCGCCGCCAGCGCGGCGGCAGTACCAGATACGCCACCGCCCACCACAACGACGTCAACGCTGGTTTCCTCATCCTGCCCCTGCCGGACGACCTTGCCCTGGTAGCGCGCGACGTCCGCCCCCGCCTGGCGCAAAGCCTCGGAGACGGCTTTCTTCACCGCGTTGCTGGTATTCGTCGCGCCGGTCACGCCGTCCACGTTCAAGCTCTGATGCTCGACAATGGCCTTGCCCACGGCCGGACCGGCTTCGCCGCCCAGCTCCGGCGTTTCCTTGCTGGCATCGACCGCAATATCCTTGATGACGCCTTGCGCATCGACGGTGACCGTCACATTGACCATCCCCTCGTTGCCCTTTTCCGCTGCGCTATACTGACCTGCGGTAACCGCGGCCTGGACAGAGCCCATCATTCCGCATGCCAACAACATCATGGCAAGCCGCCATTTATAGGTGCGTCCCCTATTTTTCGTTATCATAATTTCACCTTTATAGAGATATTTTCATCATGCTAATGCCGCATTTGATTTCTCAATCCTTTATTCTCACTCACTCAAATAACCATATTTAATTTTTAATATCAGTGACATAAACGACAAAGTCTTTTATCTGCCGCTTATATATTTTTCCCCGCCGTTATTCCTGATTATATTTTTTCGCATTGCTTACGCTTTCCCTACGCTACCTTCAAATACGCTCCACAATCATTGCGACCCCCTGCCCGCCGCCGACGCAAAGCGTCGCCAGCCCCAACGTTTTATCTTGTCCAGCCAATGCATGTAACAGCGTCACCAGGATGCGGGCGCCGGACGCGCCAATCGGGTGCCCCAGCGCAATGGCGCCGCCGTTAATATTGGTTTTATCCATATCCAGCTTCAGCTCATGGCCGACGGCGACAAACTGCGCGGCGAAGGCCTCATTGGCTTCCACCAGATCGAGATCGCCTATCGTTAGCCCCGCCCGGCTCAACGCCTGCCGGGTTGCCGGTACGGGCCCCAACCCCATCACCGCGGGATCGACGCCGCTGACGGCATAGCTACGGATGCGCGCCAACGGTTTAATGCCGCGCTGTGTTGCCGACCTTTCGCTCATAATCACCAGCGCCGCCGCGCCGTCGTTGATGCCCGAGGCGTTGCCTGCCGTTACCGAACCGGCGGGATCAAAAGCCGGCGACAGCTTGGCCAGGCTTTCCGCGGTGGTATTCGCCCGCAGGTGCTCATCAACCGCAAACACCGTATCGCCCTTCTTGCTTTTCAGCGTGACCGGAATGATTTCCTGCTGAAATGCGCCGCGCTCAATCGCCGCCGCCGCCCGCCGCTGGGAAAGCAGCGCCACGTCATCCTGCTCCTGACGGCTGACCTGACAGCGTTTGGCGACGTTTTCCGCCGTGACCCCCATGTGATAACGGTTAATGGCGCAGAACAAGCCGTCATTGACCATGCTGTCGGTCACCGATTGATCCCCCATTCGGTATCCCCAGCGCGCCTGGTTGAGTAGATAGGGCGCCGCCGACATATTCTCCATGCCGCCCGCCAGCACCACGTCCGCATTACCGGCGGCAATGCTTTGCGCGGCGAGAATCACGCTTTGCAAACCGGAGCCGCAGACCATATTAATGCTGGTGGCCGGCGTGGTGTCCGGCAGACCGGCCTGCAGCAGCGCCTGACGCGCGGGATTTTGCCCCAGTCCCGCCTGAAGCACGTTGCCGAAAATCACCTCGTCGATCGCCGATGACTCAAGCCCTGCCCGACGAATCGCCGCATCCATAACCAATGCGCCCAGTTGCGGCGCGCTGAAACTGCTCAGGCTGCCGCCGAATTTGCCAATGGCCGTCCGCGCGGCACTGGCGATAACAAGTGAAGTCATAAATTCCTCGTTATAATAAGAGATACGTTTCCCATTGAAATTAATTTGGCATCCAGCCAAATTAATTAACGAATAAAAAAACCACCGCGTTATTTATATTTTTTTGAAATCAAAAACTCGCCGCCGATATTAAATACGCCGATACTCAGTGAAGTTAATTAACGGCATACTAAATCCGAGATGAAGGAATGACACATCGGCGTCATTCTTCGCCCGTAGCGAGAATAACATCCGCGCATTTATCGAGAACGCGCCGAAATCATAGGCCAATAAAGGCCCTGCCAGCACATGCTCCATTTTATTTCCTTCACCATAAAAACCAGGAACTGCGGGCACCGTTTTCCCATTAATTTTATCGTCGGTGATTTGCCTGGTATAATTTCCAATTAATCCCAAGGTAAAATTATTAATGCTTTTGGCGACGGTCATATCCAGATAATAAGTCATACCTGAACGGTAATCGGTTGTCTTATTGGTGGTATTAACATCCAGCAAATTATTAACCGTAATATTCCAGCCATCAGCCAGATAAGTTAATGCCAGACTCGGCTCCACCGTCCAATAATCATTGCCGATGGCCGTGGACGCTTTCACATTACGCCTGGCGGACGCATCGTAGTCGTAGCAGAATTTCCCATTATCGGCATAGAGGGTCAGCCCGGTTCCCAAATAGTATCCGCCGCCCAAATTCCATGACAGGATAGCCGGCGTGATAGCGGTATTAACCATGCCGCTGCTACGCACGACGTCACTGCCGTTTTCATCGCTGACCCGGGTCCGCGCCCATTTATACGGTTGCGCAATGGCCGCGGCATAGCTCGCGCCCAGCACTTCCCAACCCGGCACCCAAGTCAGCGCCACGACGGAACTGACGTTTGACGCCTTAATGCGTTGTCCGGTCGGCGTCCTGGCCGTTTTACCCTGCTCATTTTTCAGCTTTCCCCCTTCAGAAGCGACATCCGCCATCAAATACCATCCCGGCGGCGGCAATGCTCCGGCGGCATTGCCCGTCGTCGCGCCGGGTTGCAGAGGGCTGATGCCCTCCGCCGCAATGGCATGGCCGGCTGTCACAGAGAGATAAAGCGCCATTGCACGAACCATATGCCTGGATATTGCTTTAATTTGAGTCATTCCTCGCTCCCGGTTCCTTCAGTTCCCACGCCGACATCCACCGGCGTGACGTCAATCAGCCAAATCAGCGCCAACGCGACCACGCCGACGCCCACCAGCAGCAGATAAGCGCCGGTATAGCCGCCCAGATACGCCAGGCCGAATGCCAAAATGGAAAATGCGAAACAGCGCACCACGGATTGAATCGGATGCACAATGCCGATGGCGCGAACATAGAGACGGCGGGGAAACTTACTGGCGATCAGCGCAGTGCTTAAGTTGGTGGCGCCCGGCAGGCTGAAACCGATCATCAGCATGGAAGCCCACAGCATCACGGCATTATGGGCGAACAGGTTGATCACCACGGATACCATCCACCAGAGGGTGTAAATCAACAGCGCGCGCTTAACGCCGATGCGGTGATTGAGCCAGCCCCAGCCATACGCGCCCAGCGTACCGAACAGCGCCGAAACCGACATATAGAAGATGGCGGTATTCAACTCATAGCCCATCTCCATCAGCCGGGGAACAATCTGACTGACGACGCCCACCAGCATGATGTAGATCGCGCCGGTGGCAATCCCCATAAACCAGACATCGCGCATGCCCAGCAGTTGCCTGACGCTAAGCGGGCATACATAGTTGTCGTGCTGGCGTACCCGCTCGTTTAGCTCGGCCTCGGTAAGGCGTTCATTATCCGGGGCCATGCCGATATCCTCGGGCTTATTGGCGGCGAACAGCGCCACCAGGACGGCCATGATAAACATCATGATCGAGATGCCCCAGAACCCATGCCTGATCCCCAGCCAGACGAACAACCCCGCCAGCGTGGGAACGAAAAAGGCGCTGGAAAACGTCTGCCCCACTGTACACCACCCCAACGCCAGCCCCGCCTTACGCACGAACCAACTGGTCATGATGGCTGTACCGCCGACATAGGCAAACCCGGTGCCGAAGAAGCAGACGCCCGCGAACAGCAGGGTGAATCCCACCAGCGAGCCGCACGACCCCAGCAATCCAAAACACAGTCCGCAGGCAATCAGGCAAAAAACGACGTTGAATTTGGCCCCTTTCTTTTCACACAGCCAGGCGCATATCGGCCCCGCGGGAATAGAGGCCCAGGACGCCGGCGTCGCCAGCGCCAGTAGGGTGCTGTAGTCCAGATCGTAAGTCTGCGACAGCGCGGGCAACATCACATTCAAGCCGTGGGTCACGGCCCCTGCGGCAAGCCAGAACATGACCGCCTGAAAGACGATAATCGTCCAGCCGCGCATGCCGAAACCGTTGCTATCGGCGACGGCGAGAGCCGCATCGCTCCGGGTAGAACAATTTGTGGTTTTATCTAACGCCATGGTATTTTCTTGCCCAGTCATAAAGATGTTGCTCCCGTGGTGCCGGTGTGCTGATGCGGCGCCGTTGATCGGTGATGACGTGACCCGTCAGGGTTGCATCGTCGTTAAGTTCTCGGCGACGATCAGTTGCGGTTCGACCTGACGTTGAATATCTTCAGGCGTCAATCCTTCCAACAGTTCGACCAGCATCAATCCGTCGCCGGTGACGTCAATCACACACTGTTCGGTCACGATATGGTCGACGCAGCCCTCGCCCGTTAGCGGATAACTGCATGATTTAACTATTTT
This window of the Brenneria goodwinii genome carries:
- a CDS encoding DNA-binding transcriptional regulator YciT, translating into MNARQQNIIQLVNQRKSVSVSELAQLSGVSEVTIRQDLNTLEHNSYLKRVHGYAIAIESDDVDARMQTNFQLKKSLAEYATTLIDDGDCVFIEGGSTNALLARYAANNKNVTIITVSHYIAHLLKDTDCDVITLGGLYQKNSQSVVGPLTRSGIQQVHFHKAFIGIDGYHHDTGFTGRNMMRCDVIDAVLAKGVETIVLTDSTKFGLIQPYSISTDHQVNRVITDTHLPQEYRDNMASLGIRLDLVAE
- a CDS encoding formate C-acetyltransferase/glycerol dehydratase family glycyl radical enzyme, translated to MTTLNLTMLSERIKAHKNALVHIVKPPVCTERAQHYTRVYQENMDKPIPVRRALALAWHLANRTIWIKHDELIIGNQASEVRAAPIFPEYTVSWIEKEIDDLADRPGAGFSVSEENKRVLHQICPWWRGQTVQDRCYGMFTDEQKALLASGIIKAEGNMTSGDAHLAVNFPLLLEKGLDGLREKVAERRSRIDLTVLDDLHGEQFLKAVAITLDALSRHIKRYAELARNMAAAEPRDARRQELRLIAENCDLIAHRPPQTFYQALQLCYFIQLALQIESNGHSVSFGRMDQYLYPYYRRDVELQQTLTRENAIEMLQSCWLKLLEVNKIRSGSHSKASAGSPLYQNVTIGGQNLIDGEPMDAVNPLSYAILESCGRLRSTQPNLSVRYHAGISDDFLDACVQVIRCGFGMPAFNNDEIVIPEFIRLGVEPEDAYQYAAIGCIETAVGGKWGYRCTGMSFINFARVMLAALEGGCDATSGNVFLPQVSRLSQGNFENFDRVMQAWDNQIRYYTRKSIEIEYVVDTVLEENAHDILCSALVDDCIERAKSIKQGGAKYDWVSGLQVGIANLGNSLAAVKKLVFEQGVVGQQQLAQALASDFAGAANEQLRQRLINLAPKYGNDDDSVDELLVRAYQTYITELQRYHNPRYGRGPIGGNYYAGTSSISANVPFGAATMATPDGRKAHAPLAEGASPASGTDHLGPTAVIGSIGKLPTGSILGGVLLNQKLNPSTLDNLNDRHKLMALLRTFFEVHKGWHIQYNIVSRETLMAAKQHPDQYRDLVVRVAGYSAFFTALSPDTQDDIIARTEHTL
- a CDS encoding carbohydrate porin — its product is MKITHRNMWTRMMSAGVVASGMFLAGGEALAADDAEPSGRPLSEAGSWLAEHGVTPHLIASQLYLGNPSAGIDTDNHETLTMLMAGADFDLDRMGLIPGGSIHFMQLWVPFSHNLDLGNQSGGVLAGNPPPYIPKTAHLMRFTYEQKLFNDRLSIEAGKSNPGQFFGFTNCNIPSACVNTVLNETAVFAPPPYAGWGARIGYRFTPALESGIGAWRTYQAFPFTNGWERWDDDFGSGNTLLVANVAKRVNWQQEPYPFNWEVMAFHNFKEYDDVYYTVNGTSKVYDSSAAVRTHDGVSGVYLTAKKALWRRDGGADPQNPAPSAISLHGSVTQTLQSHAHRGIATLADTGLIWSGPWQSRPHDSYGLTFRWAKLTSSEQNYLQDMYNVSGGTGWQVPNNEYQLSIDASIMLTPEVNLQMIGARTWNNSNWQYPYSGVKPENGYTFWLQLNVMVDKLLGL
- the fsa gene encoding fructose-6-phosphate aldolase, giving the protein MEFYLDTADITAVKRLARIFPLAGVTTNPSIIASGGIPVDRVLPALHEILGGEGRLFAQVMAPTAKGMVEDAKKLSAITSNVVVKVPVTAEGLAAIKILKTEGIPTLGTAVYGAGQGLLSALAGAEYVAPYVNRMDVQGGDGIQTVTDLQKLLSLHAPQAKVLAASFKTARQVLNCLLAGCEAVTLPIDVAEQFISAPAVKAAVEKFEHDWKQAFNTATL
- a CDS encoding glycyl-radical enzyme activating protein, whose translation is MIFNIQRYSTHDGPGIRTVVFLKGCSLGCRWCQNPESRSRKKELLFDARLCLDDCDLCQRAAPDVIERSPAGVVIYRERLKENDFPRLQTCCPTQALTVCGEAFDLDNIMAIVRRDMPFYQRSGGGVTLSGGEPFMQPDAAGALLQRCHEEGMHTAVETCLHVPWSYIEPALPHIDLFLADLKHVDEQVFREWTDGSARRVMKNLHNVVRAGKALTIRVPLIPNFNANETAVRAITDFAADELNVADIHFLPYHTLGMNKYALLNQAYLAADKPLNDPELLAFAEHYAQAKGLKVTLRG